A region from the uncultured Draconibacterium sp. genome encodes:
- a CDS encoding aldo/keto reductase produces MLYRTFPKVKDKLSALGFGCMRLPVLDNDPTKIDEAKAGEMLVYAINNGVNYIDTAFPYHGTGMLEPGMSEPFVGKVLKKGFRNKVKLATKLPSWLVQTRTDMDRFLDLQLQRLQTDFIDFYLIHSLNKELWQSMVDKGVADFLDSAIADGRIKHAGFSFHDNSKILFKEIVDAYDWTFCQIQYNYLDEDYQAGREGLEYAVSKGLGIVVMEPLRGGSLATNLPLEAETAFKNSNSERTAVDWALRWLWNQLDVSVVLSGMSDLNQVKENIKTAAESGTKSLSVSELDTIDRVKTILQNKVRVGCTACGYCMPCPVGVDIPQNFRYLNDFYRFDDAQNKRHSMIMYNRLLDEKQKAPACVECGKCEDHCPQGISIREKLKEVDSTLAMSF; encoded by the coding sequence ATGCTTTACAGAACCTTTCCAAAAGTTAAAGATAAATTGTCGGCACTGGGCTTTGGCTGCATGCGGTTGCCGGTTTTGGATAATGACCCAACAAAAATTGATGAAGCTAAAGCCGGGGAAATGCTGGTGTATGCGATAAACAATGGTGTAAATTATATTGATACAGCCTTTCCGTATCACGGGACAGGAATGTTGGAGCCCGGAATGAGCGAGCCTTTTGTAGGGAAGGTACTTAAAAAAGGATTCCGTAACAAAGTAAAGCTGGCCACCAAACTACCCTCGTGGTTGGTTCAAACGCGCACTGATATGGATCGTTTTCTGGATTTGCAGCTACAGCGTTTACAAACCGATTTTATTGATTTCTATTTAATACATTCCTTAAACAAGGAGTTGTGGCAATCGATGGTAGATAAAGGTGTGGCTGATTTTTTGGATTCGGCCATTGCAGATGGAAGGATAAAACACGCCGGATTTTCGTTTCATGATAACAGCAAAATACTATTTAAAGAAATTGTTGATGCTTATGACTGGACATTTTGCCAGATTCAGTACAATTACCTGGATGAAGATTACCAGGCGGGCCGCGAAGGACTTGAATATGCCGTTAGTAAAGGACTGGGGATTGTTGTAATGGAACCCTTGCGAGGTGGTAGTTTGGCAACTAACTTGCCGCTTGAGGCTGAGACGGCCTTTAAAAATTCTAATTCTGAAAGAACGGCAGTGGATTGGGCTTTACGTTGGTTATGGAACCAGCTGGACGTAAGTGTTGTTTTAAGCGGTATGTCAGATCTAAACCAGGTGAAAGAAAATATAAAAACGGCAGCTGAATCCGGTACTAAATCGTTGTCGGTAAGCGAATTAGATACAATTGACCGGGTTAAAACCATTTTGCAAAACAAAGTTAGGGTAGGGTGTACGGCATGTGGCTATTGTATGCCTTGTCCGGTAGGGGTAGATATCCCGCAAAACTTTAGGTATCTTAATGATTTTTACCGCTTTGATGATGCACAAAACAAACGCCATAGCATGATAATGTACAACAGGCTGCTAGACGAAAAACAAAAAGCACCGGCATGTGTTGAATGTGGGAAGTGCGAAGACCATTGCCCGCAAGGCATATCTATTCGTGAAAAGCTAAAAGAAGTGGATTCAACTTTAGCCATGAGTTTTTAA
- a CDS encoding helix-turn-helix domain-containing protein: protein MPDILRINTIAQAHELFGIEKPQHPLVIVYSHNNLKPPGAFIGKQVAIDLYHVAYKMCADGSFGYGRNTYDFQEGTMIFTKPGQVMTIEEWKHDENSSGWSLFFHPDLIRKSNLGTHIDDYSFFSYDVHEALHLSDDEKKTVAEIKDKIVREYSSNIDKHSQKLIVSNIELMLDYCTRFYDRQFYTRENLNKDLITKFEKLLRNYYESGKALETGVPSVKYCGLELNMSSNYLSDLLKKETGRNALEHIHHFIVDKAKTQLLNSTQSVSQIAYHLGFEYPQHFSKVFKRKTGVSPAEYRTVN, encoded by the coding sequence ATGCCGGATATACTTCGAATAAATACCATTGCCCAGGCCCACGAGCTATTTGGGATTGAAAAACCCCAGCATCCATTGGTTATTGTTTATAGCCACAATAACCTAAAACCACCAGGGGCCTTTATTGGTAAACAGGTGGCTATTGATTTATACCATGTAGCCTATAAAATGTGTGCGGACGGTTCGTTTGGTTATGGCCGAAATACCTATGATTTTCAGGAAGGAACGATGATTTTTACCAAACCCGGGCAGGTAATGACCATAGAAGAATGGAAACACGATGAAAACTCGAGTGGATGGTCGCTGTTTTTTCATCCCGACCTGATTAGGAAATCAAACCTGGGCACCCATATCGATGATTACAGCTTCTTCTCGTACGATGTGCACGAAGCTTTGCATTTATCAGATGATGAGAAAAAGACAGTTGCCGAAATTAAGGATAAAATTGTGCGTGAATACAGTTCTAATATCGACAAGCACAGTCAGAAATTAATTGTTTCGAATATTGAATTGATGTTAGACTACTGCACCCGCTTTTACGACCGGCAGTTTTATACCCGCGAGAATTTGAATAAAGACTTAATAACCAAATTTGAAAAACTACTCAGAAACTATTATGAATCAGGCAAAGCATTGGAAACAGGTGTACCCAGTGTAAAATATTGTGGATTGGAACTAAACATGTCGAGCAATTACCTGAGTGATTTGCTGAAAAAAGAAACAGGAAGAAATGCACTGGAACACATTCATCATTTTATAGTGGATAAAGCAAAAACACAGTTGCTAAATTCGACCCAAAGCGTATCGCAAATTGCTTACCATTTAGGTTTTGAATACCCGCAACATTTCAGTAAGGTTTTTAAACGAAAAACAGGGGTGAGCCCGGCTGAATACCGAACTGTAAACTAA
- a CDS encoding dihydrofolate reductase family protein: protein MTTRNYVFIAKSIDGFIADKDGRIDYLYSVPNPENLDLGYNALMKKVDAILMGRLTFEKVMSFGIPWPYTKPVFVLSTSLKNLSEELKGKVTLLNGHVDDVLKQVHSEGYTRLYIDGGTLIQSFLKADLIDEMILTTIPILLGGGIPLFGNLPKPMMWEHVKSEVFLNALTQDTYQRKR from the coding sequence ATGACGACTCGAAATTACGTATTTATTGCCAAAAGCATTGATGGCTTTATTGCCGATAAAGATGGCAGGATTGATTATTTGTATTCAGTGCCAAATCCCGAAAATCTGGATTTAGGTTATAATGCCCTAATGAAAAAAGTTGATGCCATTTTAATGGGGCGTTTAACCTTTGAAAAAGTAATGAGTTTTGGTATTCCGTGGCCGTACACAAAGCCTGTTTTTGTGCTTAGCACCAGCTTGAAAAATCTTTCTGAAGAACTAAAAGGCAAAGTAACTTTGCTGAATGGTCATGTTGATGATGTTTTGAAACAGGTTCATAGTGAGGGGTATACAAGGTTGTACATCGATGGCGGCACACTTATTCAAAGTTTTTTAAAAGCAGACTTAATTGATGAGATGATTTTAACAACCATCCCGATTTTGTTGGGTGGTGGTATACCCTTGTTTGGCAACTTACCCAAACCAATGATGTGGGAGCATGTAAAATCTGAGGTTTTTTTGAATGCACTAACGCAGGATACCTATCAACGAAAAAGGTAG
- the hrpB gene encoding ATP-dependent helicase HrpB, with translation MRFNPYKTDLPISEVIDDVKGNLQETNTLIVNAPPGAGKSTILPIALLEERWLNGQKIIMLEPRRLAAKTIATRLAELLGEKVGNTVGYRIRFDNCIGKNTQLEVVTEGILTRMLQNDNALEGIGLLIFDEFHERSLFADVALALSREAQQVLRPDLRIMIMSATLDMPQLTELLQCSSVVSKGRQYPVDIIYAGENDRQMLPELTGRVVSKAVKEQDGDILVFLPGEAEIKKCESILRQKHKGIAIHPLYGQLPPGKQFAAIMPNRDGIRKIILATSIAETSLTIEGVKVVVDSGFSRTLKFNPNTGLSRLETIDVTIDSADQRAGRAGRLGPGVCYRMWTKATHNRLNTHRTPEIEEADLASLALEMAQWGVTDIANLVWLTPPPKGHVEQANELLHQIEALEDGKITEHGKAIHKLPCHPRLAHMLILAQDEDLAALACDIAAILEERDPLARDVGIDINLRIEALRRFRSGSLKNKRLTHIAKIAEQYRRMLNVAEENAGVDPFETGLLLAYAYPERIAHATPGNNAQFKLANGNIAAAGHEDDLAHENWLAIASVNARDGMGRIFLASPLNPQDLAPMVKTIESVSWDTKRGGFSAQTELRIGSIVLQSKPLRDYDEEQKIKAISDAIKKEGAWLLNFNKEVTQWQNRVNSLRIWDKENNWPDVSTACLLANNAGWLSPYLSNIKKPEDLKKINLKTVLQSHLDYEFQGLLEKLAPERIEVPSGSNIKLDYQANGAPPILAVRLQEVFGMLETPTVNNGRINVLMHLLSPGFKPVQITGDLNSFWQNAYFEIKKEMKSRYPKHHWPENPLEAEPLRGVKRKK, from the coding sequence TTGAGATTTAATCCATATAAAACAGACCTTCCAATTAGCGAGGTGATTGATGATGTTAAAGGTAATTTGCAAGAAACCAATACCTTAATTGTAAATGCACCACCCGGAGCCGGAAAAAGCACCATATTACCCATTGCCCTTTTGGAAGAAAGGTGGCTAAACGGGCAAAAAATCATTATGCTCGAACCACGCCGTTTAGCCGCCAAAACCATCGCAACCCGTTTGGCCGAACTATTGGGCGAAAAGGTTGGAAATACCGTAGGTTACCGTATTCGTTTTGATAACTGTATTGGCAAAAACACCCAATTGGAAGTGGTAACCGAGGGAATCCTGACCCGAATGCTGCAAAACGACAACGCCCTGGAGGGAATTGGCCTGCTTATTTTTGATGAATTTCATGAGCGAAGTCTTTTTGCTGATGTAGCACTTGCTCTGTCGCGAGAAGCTCAACAGGTTCTTCGTCCTGATTTACGAATAATGATTATGTCGGCAACTTTGGATATGCCGCAGTTGACAGAGCTTTTGCAATGTTCATCGGTGGTGAGCAAAGGCCGCCAGTACCCGGTTGATATAATTTATGCCGGTGAAAACGATCGTCAAATGTTGCCCGAATTGACCGGCCGTGTGGTGAGTAAAGCTGTTAAAGAACAAGATGGCGATATTTTGGTATTTCTTCCAGGCGAGGCAGAAATAAAAAAATGTGAAAGCATATTGCGACAAAAACACAAGGGCATTGCCATCCATCCGCTTTACGGGCAGTTACCTCCGGGAAAACAATTTGCGGCAATTATGCCCAACCGCGATGGCATACGTAAAATTATTCTGGCAACATCAATTGCCGAAACCAGCCTGACCATTGAAGGAGTAAAAGTTGTGGTGGACAGTGGTTTTAGCCGCACTTTAAAATTTAATCCAAACACCGGTTTATCGCGTCTGGAGACTATTGATGTAACCATCGACTCTGCCGACCAGCGTGCCGGGCGTGCCGGACGACTAGGCCCTGGCGTTTGTTACCGTATGTGGACAAAGGCCACCCACAACCGTTTAAACACCCACCGCACGCCAGAAATTGAAGAAGCCGACCTTGCCTCACTTGCTTTGGAAATGGCACAGTGGGGTGTTACTGATATTGCTAACCTGGTTTGGCTTACTCCCCCACCCAAAGGCCATGTTGAGCAAGCCAACGAGCTACTGCACCAAATTGAAGCACTGGAAGACGGAAAGATTACCGAACACGGGAAAGCCATTCATAAGCTGCCTTGCCACCCGCGTCTGGCACACATGCTAATTTTGGCGCAAGATGAAGATTTAGCAGCCTTGGCCTGTGATATTGCAGCCATTTTAGAAGAACGTGATCCACTAGCTCGTGATGTCGGCATTGATATTAATTTGCGCATTGAGGCCTTAAGACGCTTTCGTTCGGGCAGTCTAAAAAACAAACGCCTTACACACATTGCAAAAATAGCGGAACAGTACCGGCGAATGTTGAATGTAGCAGAAGAAAACGCCGGAGTTGATCCATTTGAAACCGGATTGTTGCTGGCCTATGCTTATCCTGAACGAATTGCACATGCCACTCCCGGCAATAATGCCCAGTTTAAACTGGCCAACGGGAATATCGCTGCGGCCGGGCACGAAGACGACCTGGCACATGAAAACTGGCTGGCCATCGCCAGTGTTAATGCCCGCGATGGTATGGGACGGATTTTTCTGGCTTCACCTCTTAATCCGCAAGATTTAGCCCCCATGGTTAAAACTATTGAATCGGTTAGCTGGGACACGAAACGTGGCGGATTTTCGGCACAAACGGAGTTGCGCATCGGAAGTATTGTCCTTCAGAGTAAACCTCTGAGAGATTATGACGAAGAACAAAAAATTAAAGCCATTTCGGATGCCATAAAAAAGGAAGGCGCCTGGCTTTTGAATTTTAACAAAGAAGTTACACAATGGCAAAACCGTGTAAATTCGCTGCGCATTTGGGACAAAGAAAATAACTGGCCAGATGTTAGCACCGCATGTTTGCTAGCCAATAACGCGGGGTGGCTTTCTCCTTATCTTTCGAACATAAAAAAGCCTGAGGATTTAAAAAAAATCAATTTGAAAACAGTTTTACAAAGTCATTTGGATTACGAATTTCAAGGGCTGTTAGAAAAACTGGCACCCGAAAGAATTGAGGTACCCAGTGGCTCGAATATAAAACTGGACTACCAGGCCAACGGTGCGCCTCCAATTTTGGCCGTACGCTTGCAGGAAGTTTTCGGGATGCTGGAAACCCCCACCGTAAACAATGGAAGGATTAATGTTTTAATGCATTTACTTTCGCCGGGGTTTAAGCCTGTACAAATTACCGGCGACTTAAACAGCTTTTGGCAAAATGCCTATTTCGAGATAAAAAAGGAGATGAAATCGCGCTACCCAAAACATCATTGGCCCGAAAATCCACTTGAGGCGGAGCCGCTAAGGGGTGTGAAAAGAAAAAAATAG
- a CDS encoding sulfite exporter TauE/SafE family protein, with translation MLDLQLILILLLAGSLAGFIAGLFGVGGGIIVVPVTLWVLKMQQVESEYIQHIAVGTSLTVMVFTTFMSSLGHYRKKAIHVEVFKSMAPGIVLGSVAGSLLASSIPSKSLQIVFIIFAYLVSIKTLVGFNPNSSWNLPKPLGIFSIGTLFGGISGLLGIGGGVFNVPFLLACKVPIKKAVGTSAALSWSVAVSGTISYLWTGFQVADLPEGTFGFCYFPVAITLIITTSIFAPLGVKLTHALSPKIMQLIFGLMLLGISTQILFEWVILK, from the coding sequence ATGTTGGACTTACAGTTAATACTGATATTATTACTTGCCGGTAGTTTGGCGGGATTTATTGCCGGATTGTTTGGCGTTGGTGGCGGAATAATTGTTGTGCCAGTAACGCTTTGGGTACTAAAAATGCAGCAGGTAGAATCGGAATATATTCAGCACATAGCTGTTGGAACTTCGCTTACAGTAATGGTTTTTACTACTTTTATGAGTTCTCTTGGCCATTATCGCAAGAAGGCTATTCATGTTGAAGTTTTTAAAAGTATGGCGCCCGGAATTGTATTGGGTTCGGTAGCTGGCTCCTTGTTAGCCAGCTCAATACCCAGTAAAAGCTTACAAATTGTGTTTATTATTTTTGCCTACCTGGTTTCGATAAAAACGCTGGTAGGGTTTAATCCCAACTCGTCGTGGAACTTGCCGAAACCACTGGGGATTTTTAGTATTGGAACCTTGTTTGGCGGAATATCAGGCCTATTGGGAATTGGCGGAGGTGTGTTTAATGTACCCTTTTTACTGGCTTGTAAAGTGCCGATTAAAAAGGCAGTTGGAACATCGGCCGCGTTAAGCTGGAGTGTGGCCGTCTCAGGAACTATTAGTTACTTGTGGACAGGATTTCAGGTCGCTGATTTGCCCGAAGGCACCTTTGGATTTTGTTATTTTCCGGTGGCTATTACTTTAATAATAACCACCAGTATTTTTGCACCCCTTGGTGTAAAATTAACTCATGCCTTATCTCCCAAAATTATGCAGCTTATTTTTGGATTGATGCTGCTGGGTATTTCCACCCAGATTTTATTTGAATGGGTTATTTTGAAATAA
- a CDS encoding exodeoxyribonuclease III, which yields MKLISWNVNGIRAVAKKNFFEDFKQINADVFCLQETKAQDDQVAETLASLSDYHLYSNSAEKKGYSGTAVLSKTEPLSVSCDIGIEEHDTEGRVLCLEYHEFYLVNVYVPNSGSELKRLKYRQDWDLAFYNYLKKLEEKKPVIVCGDFNVAHKAIDLARPKANYNKSAGFMQEEIDGMDRFTKGGLIDSFRHLNPETTDKYSWWSYRAGARGKNVGWRIDYFLVSQSYIENIEEAYILDAVMGSDHCPVALQLK from the coding sequence ATGAAACTAATATCGTGGAATGTAAACGGAATAAGAGCCGTTGCGAAAAAGAACTTTTTTGAAGATTTTAAACAAATAAATGCAGATGTATTCTGTCTTCAGGAAACAAAAGCACAAGACGACCAGGTTGCAGAAACCCTTGCCTCTCTTAGCGATTATCATCTTTACTCAAATTCAGCAGAGAAAAAGGGATATTCGGGCACGGCAGTTTTATCAAAAACAGAACCCCTTAGCGTTTCATGCGATATAGGCATTGAAGAACATGATACTGAAGGCCGTGTTCTTTGCCTTGAATACCATGAGTTTTATTTGGTAAATGTTTATGTTCCAAACTCGGGAAGCGAATTGAAACGTTTAAAATATCGCCAGGATTGGGATTTGGCATTTTACAATTACCTGAAAAAGCTGGAAGAGAAAAAGCCGGTTATTGTTTGTGGCGATTTTAACGTGGCACACAAAGCAATAGACCTGGCACGCCCAAAAGCAAACTACAACAAATCAGCAGGCTTTATGCAGGAAGAAATTGATGGTATGGACCGATTTACAAAAGGAGGATTGATTGATTCTTTCCGACACTTAAATCCGGAAACCACCGACAAATATTCGTGGTGGAGTTACCGGGCCGGTGCGCGTGGTAAAAATGTAGGCTGGAGAATTGATTATTTTTTGGTTAGCCAAAGTTATATTGAAAATATTGAAGAAGCATACATTCTTGACGCGGTGATGGGCTCCGATCATTGTCCGGTGGCCTTGCAATTAAAGTAA